A portion of the Magnolia sinica isolate HGM2019 chromosome 17, MsV1, whole genome shotgun sequence genome contains these proteins:
- the LOC131230334 gene encoding transcription factor MYB17 isoform X2 translates to MGRAPCCDKQGLKKGPWTPEEDEILVDYIKKNGHGSWRSLPKLAGLLRCGKSCRLRWTNYLRPDIKRGPFTPDEEKTIIQLHAIVGNRWSTIASQLPGRTDNEIKNFWNTHLKKRLERMGLDPTSHASGSTATSSAATPATRHMAQWESARLEAEARLSRESLLFFSSQNEPVASSPGKSNADHFLRIWNSDVGDSFRKFRGRDLATCNSPISPASSSTAMAAATATASTITSDRCGSDDVETGVLVKSDSSSSNEEMEDDDSPETSLNLLLDFPTDELGFLQGHIGVGAV, encoded by the exons atgggaagaGCTCCTTGCTGTGACAAGCAGGGATTGAAGAAAGGGCCGTGGACGCCTGAAGAAGATGAGATCCTCGTCGATTACATCAAGAAGAACGGCCATGGCAGCTGGAGGTCGCTTCCCAAGCTGGCAG GTTTACTTCGGTGCGGTAAAAGCTGTCGGCTTAGGTGGACCAACTATCTTAGGCCAGACATCAAACGGGGACCGTTCACTCCGGATGAAGAGAAGACCATTATCCAGCTCCACGCCATTGTCGGCAAcag GTGGTCCACAATCGCCTCACAGCTCCCTGGAAGAACCGACAACGAAATCAAGAACTTTTGGAACACCCACTTGAAGAAGCGCCTAGAACGAATGGGGCTCGACCCCACATCCCACGCCTCTGGCTCTACTGCCACATCATCTGCAGCAACACCTGCTACACGCCACATGGCTCAATGGGAGAGCGCCCGGCTAGAAGCCGAGGCTCGCCTATCAAGAGAATCCCTACTCTTCTTCTCCTCCCAGAACGAACCTGTCGCCTCCTCCCCTGGAAAATCCAATGCTGACCACTTCCTTCGCATTTGGAATTCCGATGTCGGAGATTCCTTCAGAAAGTTCCGCGGCCGAGATCTTGCCACATGTAATAGCCCCATCTCCCCTGCGTCGTCATCAACGGCAATGGCAGCCGCAACGGCAACGGCTTCTACCATAACGAGCGACCGGTGTGGGTCCGACGATGTTGAGACTGGCGTGTTGGTGAAGTCGGATTCTTCCAGCTCAAATGAGGAAATGGAGGACGACGACTCGCCGGAGACATCGCTGAATCTACTGCTGGATTTTCCAACGGACGAGCTGGGGTTCTTGCAAGGGCACATTG GGGTAGGAGCGGTTTAG
- the LOC131230334 gene encoding transcription factor MYB17 isoform X1 produces MGRAPCCDKQGLKKGPWTPEEDEILVDYIKKNGHGSWRSLPKLAGLLRCGKSCRLRWTNYLRPDIKRGPFTPDEEKTIIQLHAIVGNRWSTIASQLPGRTDNEIKNFWNTHLKKRLERMGLDPTSHASGSTATSSAATPATRHMAQWESARLEAEARLSRESLLFFSSQNEPVASSPGKSNADHFLRIWNSDVGDSFRKFRGRDLATCNSPISPASSSTAMAAATATASTITSDRCGSDDVETGVLVKSDSSSSNEEMEDDDSPETSLNLLLDFPTDELGFLQGHIGNFSMFPSD; encoded by the exons atgggaagaGCTCCTTGCTGTGACAAGCAGGGATTGAAGAAAGGGCCGTGGACGCCTGAAGAAGATGAGATCCTCGTCGATTACATCAAGAAGAACGGCCATGGCAGCTGGAGGTCGCTTCCCAAGCTGGCAG GTTTACTTCGGTGCGGTAAAAGCTGTCGGCTTAGGTGGACCAACTATCTTAGGCCAGACATCAAACGGGGACCGTTCACTCCGGATGAAGAGAAGACCATTATCCAGCTCCACGCCATTGTCGGCAAcag GTGGTCCACAATCGCCTCACAGCTCCCTGGAAGAACCGACAACGAAATCAAGAACTTTTGGAACACCCACTTGAAGAAGCGCCTAGAACGAATGGGGCTCGACCCCACATCCCACGCCTCTGGCTCTACTGCCACATCATCTGCAGCAACACCTGCTACACGCCACATGGCTCAATGGGAGAGCGCCCGGCTAGAAGCCGAGGCTCGCCTATCAAGAGAATCCCTACTCTTCTTCTCCTCCCAGAACGAACCTGTCGCCTCCTCCCCTGGAAAATCCAATGCTGACCACTTCCTTCGCATTTGGAATTCCGATGTCGGAGATTCCTTCAGAAAGTTCCGCGGCCGAGATCTTGCCACATGTAATAGCCCCATCTCCCCTGCGTCGTCATCAACGGCAATGGCAGCCGCAACGGCAACGGCTTCTACCATAACGAGCGACCGGTGTGGGTCCGACGATGTTGAGACTGGCGTGTTGGTGAAGTCGGATTCTTCCAGCTCAAATGAGGAAATGGAGGACGACGACTCGCCGGAGACATCGCTGAATCTACTGCTGGATTTTCCAACGGACGAGCTGGGGTTCTTGCAAGGGCACATTGGTAATTTTTCTATGTTTCCTAGCGATTGA
- the LOC131230808 gene encoding remorin-like: MGEEESKKKAEVENALPEASPTSKEHVVTEDKTVIPSLSAEEKKNTVDDSKALAIVEKAPDSSVAQKTSSKSKDRDVALAQVENEKRSCLIKAWEESEKTKAENKAQKKLSAIGSWENTKKASVEAQLKKMEEKLEKKKAEYGEKMKNKAAIIHKEAEEKRAMVEAMRGEEILKAEETAAKYRATGHVPKKILGCFGG; this comes from the exons ATGGGAGAAGAAGAGTCGAAGAAGAAGGCAGAAGTCGAAAATGCCCTTCCAGAGGCGTCGCCAACTTCGAAGGAGCACGTCGTCACCGAGGATAAAACCGTCATTCCATCACTTTCTGCCGAAGAGAAGAAGAATACCGTCGATGATTCCAAAGCTCTTGCTATCGTCGAGA AGGCTCCAGATTCTTCTGTAGCACAGAAAACCTCAAGCAAGTCCAAGGACAGAG ATGTTGCTCTTGCCCAAGTTGAAAATGAGAAGCGGAGCTGTTTAATAAAAGCATGGGAAGAGAGCGAAAAGACTAAAGCTGAGAACAA GGCCCAGAAGAAGCTGTCGGCAATCGGATCGTGGGAGAACACAAAGAAGGCTTCTGTGGAAGCTCAGCTGAAAAAGATGGAG GAGAAGTTGGAAAAGAAGAAGGCTGAGTATGGGGAGAAGATGAAAAATAAGGCAGCAATAATTCACAAGGAAGCTGAAGAGAAGCGGGCCATGGTCGAAGCCATGCGCGGTGAGGAGATTCTCAAGGCCGAGGAGACGGCTGCGAAGTACCGTGCAACTGGACATGTGCCGAAGAAGATCCTCGGGTGCTTCGGAGGTTAG